A region of Larimichthys crocea isolate SSNF chromosome X, L_crocea_2.0, whole genome shotgun sequence DNA encodes the following proteins:
- the LOC104934150 gene encoding Golgi reassembly-stacking protein 2 → MGGTQSVEIPGGGSEGYHVLRVQENSPGHRAGLEPFFDFIVSINNTRLNKDNDTLKDLLKASVEKPVKMLVYSSKTLELRESTVTPSNLWGGQGLLGVSIRFCSFEGANENVWHVLEVEPNSPAALAGLRPHTDYIIGADTVMNESEDLFSLIESHEGKGLKLYVYNTDTDNCREVIITPNGSWGGEGSLGCGIGYGYLHRIPTRPFEEGKKISFPGNSPSEPVSPLKDGFTEVQLSAVTPPSTVPVVPSGLEESLSGLSISTAPPTMPSELQTGLPTVPLLPSSTSPSLSPLTPLNPAATSFNPATTLPGLMPLPGGLPPLPNLPNLNLPLPDLSAVSLAGPPPVGTTVPPLASLPPLNLPGLAPLPPLTMLPSHLPPLLPQGVSPLLPISTTAPPASVTVTAAPVIEPAADRKLPTEAVSTNATESPAPTETTLTS, encoded by the exons ATGGGAGGAACGCAGAGCGTGGAGATCCCGGGAGGAGGCTCCGAGGGCTACCACGTCCTCCGG GTTCAGGAGAACTCTCCCGGACACCGTGCAGGACTGGAGCCTTTCTTTGACTTCATCGTCTCCATCAACAACACCAGACTG AACAAGGACAACGACACCTTGAAAGACTTGCTCAAAGCCAGTGTGGAGAAACCAGTTAAGATGCTGGTTTACTCCTCAAAGACCCTGGAGCTGCGGGAGTCGACAGTCACCCCCAGCAACCTGTGGGGCGGCCAGGGCCTGCTCGGGGTCTCCATTCGTTTTTGCAGCTTTGAAGGAGCCAATGAGAATGTTTGGCATGTGCTG GAAGTGGAGCCTAATTCCCCGGCAGCCCTCGCCGGCTTGCGACCACACACAGACTACATCATTGGAGCTGATACCGTTATGAACGAG TCCGAGGACCTGTTCTCTCTGATAGAGAGCCACGAGGGGAAAGGCCTGAAGCTCTATGTGTACAATACAGACACTGATAACTGCAGAGAAGTGATCATCACACCGAACGGTTCCTGGGGAGGAGAGGGCAG CCTTGGATGTGGGATTGGCTATGGATACCTCCACAGGATCCCAACAAGGCCTTTTGAAGAGGGGAAGAAGATCAGCTTCCCTGGAAACTCTCCCAGTGAGCCCGTCAGTCCACTGAAGGATGGCTTCACCGag GTCCAGCTTTCAGCAGTGACCCCTCCTTCTACTGTGCCTGTTGTCCCCTCTGGCCTTGAAGAGTCACTGTCAGGCCTGTCAATCAGCACAGCCCCGCCCACCATGCCCAGTGAGCTGCAGACAG gtTTGCCCACAGTCCCGCTGCTTCCCTCCTCCACCAGCCCCTCCCTCAGCCCCCTCACTCCGCTGAATCCTGCAGCCACCAGTTTCAACCCCGCCACCACGCTACCAG gtctgATGCCCCTCCCAGGTGGCTTACCTCCGCTTCCCAACTTACCCAACCTCAACCTGCCGCTCCCAGACCTCAGTGCCGTGTCATTAGCAGGACCACCGCCAGTAGGAACCACAG TCCCACCTCTGGCATCTCTCCCACCCCTCAACCTCCCAGGTCTGGCCCCCTTACCCCCCCTTACCATGCTGCCCTCCcatctgcctcctctcctccctcagggAGTGAGCCCACTCCTGCCCATTTCCACCACCGCTCCTCCAGCCTCGGTCACAGTCACGGCAGCACCTGTGATCGAACCCGCCGCCGACCGCAAACTCCCCACGGAAGCAGTCTCCACGAACGCCACGGAGTCACCGGCTCCCACGGAAACAACACTAACTTCGTAa
- the LOC104934151 gene encoding glutamate decarboxylase 1 isoform X1, translating to MATSEPRATGGDQDPNSDNLRPPSSTYEYAWMHGCTRKLGMKICGFLQKNNSLDDKGRLAGQKNLLSCDNSDRDARFRLTETDFSNLFARDLLPAKNGEEPTIQFLLEMVDILTNYVKKTFDRSTKVLDFHHPHQLLEGMEGFNLELSDQPESLEQILVDCRDTLKYGVRTGHPRFFNQLSSGLDIIGLAGEWLTSTANTNMFTYEIAPVFVLMEQLTLKKMREMIGWPNGEGDGLFSPGGAISNMYSVMIARYKYFPEVKTKGMSAAPRLVLFTSEHSHYSIKKAGAALGFGAENVILLSTDERGRVIPADLEAKIIDAKQKGYVPLFVNATAGSTVYGAFDPINEIADICEKYNLWLHVDGAWGGGLLMSRKHRHKLSGVERANSVTWNPHKMMGVPLQCSAILVREKGILAGCNSMCAGYLFQPDKQYDVTYDTGDKAIQCGRHVDIFKFWLMWKAKGTIGFEQHIDKCLDLSQYLYNKIKNREGYQMVFDGVPQHTNVCFWYIPPSLRGMPDGEERREKLHRVAPKIKAMMMESGTTMVGYQPQGNKVNFFRMVVSNPAATQSDIDFLIDEIERMGHDL from the exons ATGGCCACGTCTGAACCGAGAGCCACCGGCGGGGACCAGGACCCCAACTCCGACAATTTAAGACCTCCGTCCTCAA CCTACGAATACGCGTGGATGCACGGATGCACACGGAAACTGGGGATGAAGATCTGTG GGTTCCTGCAGAAGAACAACAGCCTGGACGACAAGGGGAGGCTCGCGGGACAGAAGAACTTGCTCTCGTGCGACAACAGTGACAGAGACGCGCGCTTCCGCCTCACCGAGACTGACTTCTCCAACCTGTTCGCCAGAG ACTTGCTGCCAGCCAAAAATGGAGAGGAGCCGACCATACAGTTTTTGTTGGAGATGGTCGACATCCTCACCAACTACGTCAAGAAGACTTTCGACCGCTCCACCAAGGTGCTGGACTTCCACCACCCTCACCAGCTCCTGGAGGGGATGGAGGGCTTCAACCTGGAGCTGTCTGACCAGCCTGAATCCCTGGAGCAGATCCTGGTGGACTGCAGGGACACGCTCAAATATGGCGTCCGGACAG gTCACCCACGATTCTTCAACCAGTTGTCTTCTGGTCTGGATATCATCGGTCTGGCCGGAGAATGGCTCACCTCCACTGCTAATACCAACAT GTTCACCTATGAGATCGctccagtgtttgtgttgatggaGCAGCTGACTCtgaagaaaatgagagagatgaTTGGATGGCCCAATGGGGAAGGAGATGGACTCTTTTCTCCTG GGGGCGCCATCTCCAACATGTACAGTGTGATGATCGCACGTTACAAGTATTTCCCCGAGGTCAAGACCAAGGGCATGTCTGCCGCTCCTCGCCTCGTCCTCTTCACATCTGAACAC AGCCACTACTCCATAAAGAAGGCTGGAGCTGCTCTGGGCTTTGGTGCTGAGAATGTGATCCTACTGAGCACAGATGAGAG AGGGAGAGTCATTCCTGCAGACCTGGAGGCTAAGATCATTGATGCTAAACAGAAG GGTTATGTGCCACTGTTTGTGAATGCCACAGCTGGTTCGACAGTGTACGGCGCATTTGACCCTATCAATGAGATCGCTGACATCTGTGAGAAGTACAACTTGTGGCTCCATGTTGAT GGAGCATGGGGTGGTGGACTTCTGATGTCCAGGAAGCATCGCCATAAGCTTAGTGGAGTGGAGAG GGCCAACTCTGTCACATGGAACCCTCACAAGATGATGGGTGTGCCCCTACAGTGCTCTGCAATCCTGGTCAGAGAGAAG ggaaTCTTAGCAGGCTGTAACTCCATGTGTGCTGGCTACCTGTTCCAACCAGACAAACAGTATGACGTCACCTACGACACGGGAGACAAAGCGATCCAGTGTGGTCGACACGTTGACATCTTTAAGTTCTGGCTCATGTGGAAGGCCAAG GGCACCATAGGGTTTGAGCAGCACATTGATAAGTGTTTGGACCTCTCTCAGTACCTCTACAACAAGATCAAGAACAGGGAGGGATATCAGATGGTGTTTGATGGAGTG cctcAGCACACAAACGTTTGCTTCTGGTACATCCCTCCCAGCCTGAGAGGGATGCCTGATGGTGAAGAGAGGCGagaaaaactccacagg GTGGCGCCAAAGATCAAGGCCATGATGATGGAGTCAGGGACTACCATGGTGGGCTACCAGCCTCAGGGCAATAAAGTCAACTTCTTCCGTATGGTCGTCTCCAACCCTGCAGCCACCCAGTCTGACATCGACTTCCTCATTGACGAGATAGAGAGGATGGGCCATGACCTGTAG
- the LOC104934151 gene encoding glutamate decarboxylase 1 isoform X2, translating to MATSEPRATGGDQDPNSDNLRPPSSRFLQKNNSLDDKGRLAGQKNLLSCDNSDRDARFRLTETDFSNLFARDLLPAKNGEEPTIQFLLEMVDILTNYVKKTFDRSTKVLDFHHPHQLLEGMEGFNLELSDQPESLEQILVDCRDTLKYGVRTGHPRFFNQLSSGLDIIGLAGEWLTSTANTNMFTYEIAPVFVLMEQLTLKKMREMIGWPNGEGDGLFSPGGAISNMYSVMIARYKYFPEVKTKGMSAAPRLVLFTSEHSHYSIKKAGAALGFGAENVILLSTDERGRVIPADLEAKIIDAKQKGYVPLFVNATAGSTVYGAFDPINEIADICEKYNLWLHVDGAWGGGLLMSRKHRHKLSGVERANSVTWNPHKMMGVPLQCSAILVREKGILAGCNSMCAGYLFQPDKQYDVTYDTGDKAIQCGRHVDIFKFWLMWKAKGTIGFEQHIDKCLDLSQYLYNKIKNREGYQMVFDGVPQHTNVCFWYIPPSLRGMPDGEERREKLHRVAPKIKAMMMESGTTMVGYQPQGNKVNFFRMVVSNPAATQSDIDFLIDEIERMGHDL from the exons ATGGCCACGTCTGAACCGAGAGCCACCGGCGGGGACCAGGACCCCAACTCCGACAATTTAAGACCTCCGTCCTCAA GGTTCCTGCAGAAGAACAACAGCCTGGACGACAAGGGGAGGCTCGCGGGACAGAAGAACTTGCTCTCGTGCGACAACAGTGACAGAGACGCGCGCTTCCGCCTCACCGAGACTGACTTCTCCAACCTGTTCGCCAGAG ACTTGCTGCCAGCCAAAAATGGAGAGGAGCCGACCATACAGTTTTTGTTGGAGATGGTCGACATCCTCACCAACTACGTCAAGAAGACTTTCGACCGCTCCACCAAGGTGCTGGACTTCCACCACCCTCACCAGCTCCTGGAGGGGATGGAGGGCTTCAACCTGGAGCTGTCTGACCAGCCTGAATCCCTGGAGCAGATCCTGGTGGACTGCAGGGACACGCTCAAATATGGCGTCCGGACAG gTCACCCACGATTCTTCAACCAGTTGTCTTCTGGTCTGGATATCATCGGTCTGGCCGGAGAATGGCTCACCTCCACTGCTAATACCAACAT GTTCACCTATGAGATCGctccagtgtttgtgttgatggaGCAGCTGACTCtgaagaaaatgagagagatgaTTGGATGGCCCAATGGGGAAGGAGATGGACTCTTTTCTCCTG GGGGCGCCATCTCCAACATGTACAGTGTGATGATCGCACGTTACAAGTATTTCCCCGAGGTCAAGACCAAGGGCATGTCTGCCGCTCCTCGCCTCGTCCTCTTCACATCTGAACAC AGCCACTACTCCATAAAGAAGGCTGGAGCTGCTCTGGGCTTTGGTGCTGAGAATGTGATCCTACTGAGCACAGATGAGAG AGGGAGAGTCATTCCTGCAGACCTGGAGGCTAAGATCATTGATGCTAAACAGAAG GGTTATGTGCCACTGTTTGTGAATGCCACAGCTGGTTCGACAGTGTACGGCGCATTTGACCCTATCAATGAGATCGCTGACATCTGTGAGAAGTACAACTTGTGGCTCCATGTTGAT GGAGCATGGGGTGGTGGACTTCTGATGTCCAGGAAGCATCGCCATAAGCTTAGTGGAGTGGAGAG GGCCAACTCTGTCACATGGAACCCTCACAAGATGATGGGTGTGCCCCTACAGTGCTCTGCAATCCTGGTCAGAGAGAAG ggaaTCTTAGCAGGCTGTAACTCCATGTGTGCTGGCTACCTGTTCCAACCAGACAAACAGTATGACGTCACCTACGACACGGGAGACAAAGCGATCCAGTGTGGTCGACACGTTGACATCTTTAAGTTCTGGCTCATGTGGAAGGCCAAG GGCACCATAGGGTTTGAGCAGCACATTGATAAGTGTTTGGACCTCTCTCAGTACCTCTACAACAAGATCAAGAACAGGGAGGGATATCAGATGGTGTTTGATGGAGTG cctcAGCACACAAACGTTTGCTTCTGGTACATCCCTCCCAGCCTGAGAGGGATGCCTGATGGTGAAGAGAGGCGagaaaaactccacagg GTGGCGCCAAAGATCAAGGCCATGATGATGGAGTCAGGGACTACCATGGTGGGCTACCAGCCTCAGGGCAATAAAGTCAACTTCTTCCGTATGGTCGTCTCCAACCCTGCAGCCACCCAGTCTGACATCGACTTCCTCATTGACGAGATAGAGAGGATGGGCCATGACCTGTAG
- the erich2 gene encoding glutamate-rich protein 2 isoform X1 codes for MSRLESLGKSTAASQKQLAVEVQSAEKRKLSDKMGKKTVTEKTRSPPARALPPSVQVPCKETQKSGFPSGEMLNTDECSPKESINITPRVKEQAAETAVPDDGLKMKDLIKAQPPDSAVTGGTMHAPPAVEPLPTQEVSEEEEQIEEQYVEKEELKAPVELIIEFLGAVMGRNFQLASKLCQMILMYEPDNPEASEFLPLIQKKLLEEQEAEQSSEEEDDDDDDDDDDDDDSGSDEESSQSSSCSSSSCSSSSASDDDEEEEKRVNRHKPCPPSHIYP; via the exons ATGAGCAG GTTGGAGAGTTTGGGGAAGTCCACCGCTGCTTCACAGAAACAG TTGGCAGTTGAAGTCCAGTCTGCTGAGAAGCGCAAACTCAGTG ACAAAATGGGGAAAAAGACAGTCACTGAGAAAACTCG GAGTCCTCCTGCCCGAGCACTGCCTCCTTCTGTACAG GTTCCTTGCAAGGAGACACAAAAGTCTGGATTTCCAAGTGGTGAGATGCTGAATACAGACG AGTGCTCTCCAAAAGAATCCATCAACATAACACCAAG GGTTAAAGAGCAAGCTGCAGAGACTGCAGTGCCTGATGATGGGCTGAAAATGAAAGACTTGATCAAAGCACAGCCCCCAGACTCAGCGGTAACAG GAGGAACAATGCATGCTCCCCCAGCAGTTGAGCCTCTTCCCACGCAGGAGGTcagtgaggaggaagaacagATTGAAGAGCAATATGTTGAGAAGGAAGAGCTGAAGGCACCAGTGGAGCTGATAATTGAG TTCCTCGGAGCTGTGATGGGCAGAAACTTTCAGCTGGCCAGCAAACTGTGTCAGATGA TTCTCATGTATGAACCAGACAACCCTGAAGCCTCTGAGTTTCTCCCGCTGATCCAGAAGAAGCTGTTGGAGG AGCAAGAGGCCGAGCAGAGcagtgaggaagaggatgatgatgacgatgatgatgacgacgacgatgacgactCTGGTAGTGACGAGGAGTCATCTCAGAGCTCAAGCTGCTCCTCTTCGTCatgctcctcctcttcagcatcagatgatgatgaggaagaagaaaagcgGGTGAACAGACACAAGCCGTGTCCTCCTTCTCACATTTACCCATAA
- the erich2 gene encoding glutamate-rich protein 2 isoform X2, which produces MSRLESLGKSTAASQKQLAVEVQSAEKRKLSDKMGKKTVTEKTRSPPARALPPSVQVPCKETQKSGFPSECSPKESINITPRVKEQAAETAVPDDGLKMKDLIKAQPPDSAVTGGTMHAPPAVEPLPTQEVSEEEEQIEEQYVEKEELKAPVELIIEFLGAVMGRNFQLASKLCQMILMYEPDNPEASEFLPLIQKKLLEEQEAEQSSEEEDDDDDDDDDDDDDSGSDEESSQSSSCSSSSCSSSSASDDDEEEEKRVNRHKPCPPSHIYP; this is translated from the exons ATGAGCAG GTTGGAGAGTTTGGGGAAGTCCACCGCTGCTTCACAGAAACAG TTGGCAGTTGAAGTCCAGTCTGCTGAGAAGCGCAAACTCAGTG ACAAAATGGGGAAAAAGACAGTCACTGAGAAAACTCG GAGTCCTCCTGCCCGAGCACTGCCTCCTTCTGTACAG GTTCCTTGCAAGGAGACACAAAAGTCTGGATTTCCAAGTG AGTGCTCTCCAAAAGAATCCATCAACATAACACCAAG GGTTAAAGAGCAAGCTGCAGAGACTGCAGTGCCTGATGATGGGCTGAAAATGAAAGACTTGATCAAAGCACAGCCCCCAGACTCAGCGGTAACAG GAGGAACAATGCATGCTCCCCCAGCAGTTGAGCCTCTTCCCACGCAGGAGGTcagtgaggaggaagaacagATTGAAGAGCAATATGTTGAGAAGGAAGAGCTGAAGGCACCAGTGGAGCTGATAATTGAG TTCCTCGGAGCTGTGATGGGCAGAAACTTTCAGCTGGCCAGCAAACTGTGTCAGATGA TTCTCATGTATGAACCAGACAACCCTGAAGCCTCTGAGTTTCTCCCGCTGATCCAGAAGAAGCTGTTGGAGG AGCAAGAGGCCGAGCAGAGcagtgaggaagaggatgatgatgacgatgatgatgacgacgacgatgacgactCTGGTAGTGACGAGGAGTCATCTCAGAGCTCAAGCTGCTCCTCTTCGTCatgctcctcctcttcagcatcagatgatgatgaggaagaagaaaagcgGGTGAACAGACACAAGCCGTGTCCTCCTTCTCACATTTACCCATAA